The genomic stretch CAATTGTTTTACGAGCGATAACCTGACGGAACTCTCCAACGGAGTCAAAGGAAATAGATAACTGGCAAGTTTAAGCTTCAAACGTTGCTTGACCTCTTGCAGACCTGCCGGATCATCCGGTGACATGGCGGGTAGATCCGAGTTTCCCAACTGATTGCGAATTACATCGGCTCGCGCATCGAGTGTAAGATTACGGGTGATGCTTATCATTTTCCACGGATCAGCATCACCGTTGGTGAAGTGTGTGAAACTAGAGCCAAGATTATCTCCGCCAAATCGGTTATTTGCACGATCAATGCCTCGCTGGATCGATTCCTCAGTGATCCATTCGCCAAATACTTCACGGCACGTATCAATGTAAAAATCAAGCGTTACTCGGTCGCCGAATGGCTGGGAAGGTGAATCCGTTGTGACGAAAAAACCAAACTCGGTACACTCTTGATAGAGCGCTTGACGGAGACCGTATGCATTATACTGAAAATCCCAATCAGTTTCTTTGAGCCATTCGATAACCTCTGCTATATCTGTGCCTGCACAAACGCTATCCTCAGGATATACTGTGTTGAACCAACTCGCAAATGCATCCACAGCAGTTTCCGCATCAGTTCCAGTTATATTTTGGCAGACTTGAGCAAAACCAGTCACActataaaacaaaaatacagctgTACGATTAATTGGATATTAAATACAAATGTTTGTACTTTCTGCCGTAAATAGTGACCATTTCAACCGTTGCCATCAGAACACTGAAGAAATATTGAACTTGACGCGTATTTTCGGGATCTATTGGTGTGCATATGTTGAACTTCTCGTAAATCAAATCGGCACGTCCCAAATCTATCATGTTCTGCAAAACATGGAATGCCACGAAGATCTCGTTGTAGCACTCCTGACTGCCATGTTCGATCAACGCCTCTGCCCAGGCCTCTGAGAAGTCTTGGAAATTAAGCACAGCATGCATATAGGCACTGGAAGCCCACGCAGCATGTCCTAGATGAGGATACCGAACCCGGAACCAGGCAGCCAACGCTCCGCCTAATTCATTACCGGCAACTAAGACCCTAGCTGTTTCGTCTCCGATATGCTCGCGCTTCACGTAAGTCACGAATTCAGCTAAATCTGCCAATATTTGTTCAGTACTCAGCAGACGAAGATTTTCGGTGCTCACATCTCTGAAAATAATCGAGAGTAAAATTTCTCTGTTGTTTATATCAAGTGAGAATTGTCATACTCAGTGAGTCGACTTTGTCCGTAGAACCGTGATTCAAAGGCAAACAGCGCACCGTTCCACTCCCGTGCCATTTCGTGATTCAGCGTTGTCTCGCCTATCAACTCTGGTATGATTGGATTGAGCCCTCcaagaaaaatcaaaatggGACCACCTTGCCGGTAGTTATCGGTTGAAGCAAAATAGCGCAACGTCCATTGTTCGGTATTTTGAGCGTTAAAGTGATCGACGCTTGTGGTAAAGAAGTGTTCGGAAACTTGTCGTGAGCTTGAGTCGAAACCGGAACTTGTCGATGCTTGTTTCCTTGCTCCCGCGAATTGCCGGGTAAATAGTTGTACCGCAAGCTGCCGGCTGGCTTGAGCATTCCGTGTTCTGCGTGGAACGGTAGCGAATGCTACGGTAATCACCACCAGTAGGGTGATAAGAAAAATCGATCGCATCGTTGCGtacctgaaaaaaaattctcttcaATTGTCAGCACGCGACAAACACGTGATAAGTTttatttcgataatttttaatgCAAGTTACATGAATGTCACAGGAGCAATTCTcttctagaatgttttgttatgCTCAGTTTTTAAAACGCATCAAAAACTTGTACTTGACATAGAATTCATGTATACTCACTTAAACGAACTTGCTGAAGGTTCTTCCTTATCCTATTATATATTGATTATATATTGATTATATATGGATATTTATCCTATTATATATTGATGGCTTATCTCAGCCTCACAGGCACAGGTGATTTCCATGGTTACGTCGGGTTAATCATATGATTGAAAACCATCTGTGAATCCAATATATGTAGCGTACACTGATATGAGACCAACTAACTTCAAGCAAACATTATAAACAGTGACTCATGATTCCTCGTGACAAATAGGAAATTGTAACACTCGTGGTCCTATTTCTTGATATTACTCAAACTCTTAACGGAGATAACGGTATTTGAAGTATTGAATGTTtgtcaattgattttttttttcatttttgagaGCACTTTCAACTGCCATGCAAGTGTTATTTCGATAGGGGctcttttttatcaaaaatacatATTTATAATAGtgctaaaatgttatttttttcatttaatttaatttgctTTAATTTGCTTGCTTATTTTAATTTGCTTATCAAAACAAATGTTTCAATAGAGTAGTGAGTTGAAAGAGAGAAACCAGtgataatattgaaaatcgCAGCAAATAATATGTAATAATTCTGCGCTAGTGCAAATAAGCTAGTAAGTGAAATCACTTACACGGAACTTACACAGCATACATGTGGTTGACGCCGGTGTTTCAACGAATTTTGCCAGGCATGATGACACCAAATCAAAGATAAGTGCTGAtgttttcataatatttttcagtAATACATTATCTATTAGGTTTCCAATCATAAGTATATGTAATCATTTGAGGTTACACCATCGCAAAAGTGTATTGCTGTGCTGTGTGGTAATTGTCTCTGGGGATGGGCAAACTTcaaagagcggctctgaaccggtcATTCACAACTACGAACACTAATTTGCTTGTGATATTCCCTAATCGTGATGTTTGGATAAACTCCGGCTTAAGTTACGATAAATTTTGGTGGTCATCAAAAACTGCGTTTCATTTACGTGAGCCGTTAACTCggtcgcttttttttttttcaatgaaccggttcatatgtACGACTCGTGAGCCGTTTGCCCATCCCTAGTTGTTCCTCCCAAGCAACACATATACGCTAACCATACTGCATTCTTATTAGAAAGATGTTACCATGACGATTGGACACAATCGTTATTCAATGCGAGCCGATCGCTTTGTATGTTGGTTAGGTTGGTTAGCATTTTTCTtgtattttattgatttaaaaatAATCGAACGTAATTTAGGAAATAATCGCGCGCAGATTTATCGACTGGATTGTacttgaaacattttgtaattcttgattaaaatttttctgataacttttTACTATGCATTTCCACTCTGTTCAATTTATGacttctctagcttttgaatatttaTTTCTGCCTTATGCAAAATTTTAGTAATTATGTGGAATTTTCCAAATGACACAGGTTCAAAAGGATGAAACAATGATTACTTTGGCATTTTAATTGGATTAGAATTGTTGTATTGTTACTTGTGCTTATACGTTTTTCATCTCATTTTTGTGCTTTGTATGCATGACTGTTGCCAACTTTTTAATTTGTTAGGAATATTTTCTCGATAGTCGCGTTGTTACCTTTTTCCTTGCGTCGGTTGCCGTAGTGTAAATGATAatattgattttgattgatcACTCTTTCGACAGACTAGCATATATTCTacatgaaaaattataaaactttGTACCTACCAATCTCTATGATAAAACCGAATTTTCAGAAACTTCAAGGATATTGTCTTTTTGTTACCCGTGTGAACAGCGCGCATGGTGTTAACGGGATTATACTATCAATCCGTGGAGCTTGATACCTTTCATAGCGGTACATCGTGTGCGGAAAATTGCTTGGTATGTAATATACTAGGTACTTAACAGTATTCTAGTTGATTCGGCAAACTTTGTCCCGCCGATTTATTCTTACTTTATCTAATTCCTTTTAAACATTCGATGACACCTTTTTTTAGAAAGGACTTTTTTAATGTTGgtcaggtgttttttttttcgcgggaTCATATCGCCTTTTAAAAACAGTCGAAGAGTATACGAGAGACGTCGATAGTCGATCGGTTAGGCAAAAAGCCAGATGTCCGGGTGACCAAAATCCTAGAGACTCCGCGTTGATATTTTCCATGAGGTCATATTATCTACGGATAGGTCAACAACGTGCAATAGTTCTAGATATAAAGAAGGCCACCTCACGAGGAGATGTCCGACAATTCGAATTTGTCCCAATTTGGCCATAGAGCCGGTATTCTCGTGTGCGCTTTATTGTTGCGGTGATTTATCATCAAACTAAATGAGGTAGGACCGCGTAACGACTTTCGCAGTGATTATAATTAACTCGCGGGCGCGACATTTGTTAATATGGAATCagtgcatcgtttaccaaaacgaaccctgctgcatACCTtgccttttctccaacatcccagtgatttctcgtggaagtgcagaggtgttctcggcttccaataaagcgagtatcacgtcaacatattcccatacgcactccttcattgacctgcattcggatgcggccggcgctggtattgcctgatataaagattaaggtcatcagtttttacacattgaagatgcatgttagtcccaagcatcatctgttggttctctgtgtaattacagctgatctggcattaacggagtagcaaccgcgggcggttaatcatgctcatgctcatgcttaaTCATCATCTTGCTCCTCATCGTTCAATGGCGCACGAAAGTACTCCTTTCACTtagctgcaaccgtcggtttatctgtaagcaggttgccgtccttgtcaatACACATCCTCGGTACAGAGAAAATCTTGCTTTTGACTCTATTGACTATTCTGTAGAAGCTCCGCACGTCGTATCTAGCAAAGCTGTcgtctgcgctggcgagcaccagCTACCTGGTGAACTCCACTTTCAGTGGCTCTTGTCTCCTTGTACTTATCTCTTTCTGTTCTGATGCGTAGCCGTATGAGCATGTGGCTTCTGACACGGTTCTTCTCGTCCGTTGCTATCTGGCACTCAGTACCTATCAAAGCAGCCTTTACGCTGTTTttcacgcgtcgtacctactaCCGTGAATACTACTCGATAGACCATATTTAAGTCTTCCACTCGTTGAAGCTTTTCATAGAACTCATTTTTGACGTCATCAGGTTCGTTGGTTGATGGTGCGTAGgtattgattaaactgtagttgaatgATTAAGGGCAAACCTCAACACatatatacggtc from Wyeomyia smithii strain HCP4-BCI-WySm-NY-G18 chromosome 3, ASM2978416v1, whole genome shotgun sequence encodes the following:
- the LOC129728455 gene encoding thymus-specific serine protease-like; the protein is MRSIFLITLLVVITVAFATVPRRTRNAQASRQLAVQLFTRQFAGARKQASTSSGFDSSSRQVSEHFFTTSVDHFNAQNTEQWTLRYFASTDNYRQGGPILIFLGGLNPIIPELIGETTLNHEMAREWNGALFAFESRFYGQSRLTEDVSTENLRLLSTEQILADLAEFVTYVKREHIGDETARVLVAGNELGGALAAWFRVRYPHLGHAAWASSAYMHAVLNFQDFSEAWAEALIEHGSQECYNEIFVAFHVLQNMIDLGRADLIYEKFNICTPIDPENTRQVQYFFSVLMATVEMVTIYGRNVTGFAQVCQNITGTDAETAVDAFASWFNTVYPEDSVCAGTDIAEVIEWLKETDWDFQYNAYGLRQALYQECTEFGFFVTTDSPSQPFGDRVTLDFYIDTCREVFGEWITEESIQRGIDRANNRFGGDNLGSSFTHFTNGDADPWKMISITRNLTLDARADVIRNQLGNSDLPAMSPDDPAGLQEVKQRLKLKLASYLFPLTPLESSVRLSLVKQLEKSSVR